In the Dermochelys coriacea isolate rDerCor1 chromosome 25, rDerCor1.pri.v4, whole genome shotgun sequence genome, one interval contains:
- the BORCS8 gene encoding BLOC-1-related complex subunit 8 isoform X1, with protein sequence MEETEMQLKVKKVTDKFTESMYILANEPSVALYRLQEHVRRSLPELAQHKADMQSWEEQSQGAIYTVEYACSAIKNMMDSSVYFESIDRLLKHAIAVKDQLNSAQGRSAGWPGCQERTLPTRLVSGDMQG encoded by the exons ATGGAGGAGACCGAGATGCAGCTCAAGGTGAAAAAAG TTACAGACAAATTCACGGAGAGCATGTATATCCTGGCAAACGAGCCATCTGTGGCACTGTACCGGCTGCAGGAGCATGTCAGGCGCTCCCTTCCGGAGCTCGCCCAGCACAAG GCTGAcatgcagagctgggaggagcagAGTCAAGGAGCCATTTATACTGTGGAGTACGCCTGCAG TGCTATAAAGAACATGATGGACAGCAGCGTGTATTTCGAGAGCATTGACAGGCTGCTCAAGCATGCCATCGCTGTGAAGGATCAGCTGAATTCTGCTCAGGGCCGCAG CGCTGGATGGCCTGGGTGCCAAGAGAGGACGCTGCCCACACGCCTTGTCTCTGGGGACATGCAGGGATGA
- the BORCS8 gene encoding BLOC-1-related complex subunit 8 isoform X2 produces the protein MEETEMQLKVKKVTDKFTESMYILANEPSVALYRLQEHVRRSLPELAQHKADMQSWEEQSQGAIYTVEYACSAIKNMMDSSVYFESIDRLLKHAIAVKDQLNSAQGRSAAALQAPNPPASS, from the exons ATGGAGGAGACCGAGATGCAGCTCAAGGTGAAAAAAG TTACAGACAAATTCACGGAGAGCATGTATATCCTGGCAAACGAGCCATCTGTGGCACTGTACCGGCTGCAGGAGCATGTCAGGCGCTCCCTTCCGGAGCTCGCCCAGCACAAG GCTGAcatgcagagctgggaggagcagAGTCAAGGAGCCATTTATACTGTGGAGTACGCCTGCAG TGCTATAAAGAACATGATGGACAGCAGCGTGTATTTCGAGAGCATTGACAGGCTGCTCAAGCATGCCATCGCTGTGAAGGATCAGCTGAATTCTGCTCAGGGCCGCAG CGCCGCTGCCCTGCAAGCCCCGAATCCGCCAGCCAGTTCCTGA